In Blastocatellia bacterium, the genomic window CGATATTCTGGTGCAGGGTGCGCGGCCGTTGTTTTTCATGGATTACATTGCGCTCGGCAAGATGGAGCCTGATGTTGTGGCGAGTCTCATTGAAGGATTATCGCGCGGCTGCCAAGAGGCTGGCTGTGCGCTGATCGGCGGTGAGACAGCGGAGATGCCGGGATTTTATGCGCCTGGCGAATATGATGTTGCTGGATTCATTGTCGGCGTCGTGGACCGCTGCCGCATCATTGACGGTCACGCGATTGAGCTCGGCGATGTGTTGCTTGGCCTACGTTCTCTGGGCCTGCATACAAACGGCTATAGTCTGGCACGCAAGTTGTTGTTTGAGATAGCGGGCTATCAAGCAAATACCTATCTTCAGGAGCTCGGCTGCACTGTGGCCGAAGAATTACTCAAACCGCATCGCAATTATCTGCCGTTACTCTCAGGTTTGCTCGATAGCGGCTACATCAAAGGACTGATTCATCTGACTGGCGGCGGTTTTCCCGGCAACATCCCGCGCGTGTTGCCCGATGGCTGCGCGGCCCAGATCAACGAAGGCTCCTGGCCTGTGCTGCCGGTATTTGAACTGTTGCAACGGCTGGGTTGCGTGGCTCGTGACGAAATGTACCGCACGTTCAACATGGGTATCGGGATGATTATGGTTGTGGCGCCGCAGCACGTCGAAACCGTCACAGCGCATCTGGCGGCGCAGAATGAACCGGTGTACTCGATTGGCCGTGTCGTTCCGGCAGCCGCCGACAAAGTGCAATTTGTCAACGCATGAGCGAACGGGCACGCTTGGGCATTCTGATTTCCGGGCGCGGCAGCAATATGCTGGCGCTCATTCAAGCCGTCCAGAGCGGACGACTGGACGCAACCGTTGCGCTTGTCCTGAGTAATGTGCAGGGGGCTGCTGGCTTGGAAAAAGCTCAGGCTCACGGCATCGAAACGCTGGTCATCTCTCACAAAGGCATGTCGCGTGAAGAACACGAACAGCGGGTCGTTGCAGCATTGAAAGAGCGGCGGGTTGATCTGGTCTGTCTGGCCGGTTATATGCGCTTGCTGAGTCCTTATTTCATCAGCCAATTTCCTCAACGCATTCTGAACATTCACCCGTCGCTGCTGCCGGCGTTTCCCGGACTGGATGCTCAGCGCCAGGCTCTAGCCTATGGAGTGAAGTATTCCGGTTGCACGGTTCATTTCGTGGATGAAACGCTCGATGGCGGGCCTATCATCGCGCAAGCGGTCGTGCCTGTTCACGACGATGATACGGTCGAGTCGCTCGCAGCCCGGATACTGGAGCAGGAACACAAAACCTATGTTGAAGCCGTTGCCCTCGTCCTGAGCGGCAACTATCGGATCGAAGGCCGCCGGGTCATCTGGAGCAGGAGCCCCGCTTAGAGCGAGTTTCAATCGTCTTTAGCTTAGGGGCCTGCATCTTGCTAGCCAAAGCACGCTGGAGCGTGCGCAGGGTACACACAAGCGGCTCTAATAGAGCGAAGCTTCGACCAGTTTCTTCAAATTCTCCCGCGTGAAGAATGACAGCGGTATGTTGGGATTGTCATCAGCCTCCATGGTTTCAAACACGATTCGCTTTTGATACTTGCGATTGTCAACCTCGGTGCGCACGTCGCGCCATCGGCCATTTTGTTGCATCCAGAGCGTTGAGCGAAGACGAACCAACTGATTCTCCGCGTTGTACAATTCGATTCGCGCCGGCAAATAATTATCCTGACGAAAATAGATGACCATTTTGTAAAACCGCGAGGTCGCATCGGGTTTCAGTTGACCCTCAACCTTATATGTTTGCAGCGGGCCGATCTGTTCCATGCCGATGAGCCGGTATTCGTACAGATCATAGCCGCCCACCGATTCTTGCAGTGTCATACCAAACTGCGAATCCTCTTGCCGTAGGTCTTGTACCTCAACGAACTTGGCCATGCCGGGCAGGTAGGTGACGCTCTGGATGGGTTGGCCCGGCGCCTGTATCGTCAGCAATACACGCGCTGGGTCGCCTTTGCTGGCCAATTGCTGGCGTATGGTGTATTGCGTGTCGTCAACGCATTTCTGGTAATTCATGATGATGAATTCACGCTCGGTTCCATCTGCTTCTTTGACGCGCGCTTTGATCTTGGTCTTCGCATCACGACAACGGTCGCGATTTAGATACTGCTGGACAATTTGCTCACCGGTGGGCAATGGCGGCGTCTCAGGGGTTGAGGCCGTTTGTTCGCGTTGGCATGCTTGCCCGACGGCAACCAAGAGCAACACAACAACGCATCGTGGAAGAGTGTTCAGCATCAGGTCGTCTCTCCTAATCACTGACGGCGGCGCTCACGGCAGAACCGGCCGACGGGTTCGGCGCCGGCGCGCCACCGACTTGCAACAACCGTGAGTTCATCAACACAGGTAGAAAGATCATATTTGAGATTAGGCAGGCCATGATTGTCACCGCGGAGAGCAATCCGCCGGTTCGCACTGGCACGAATGACGAAAACGCGAAAATAGCAAACGCCAACGCCAATGTCAGGTTGGCGAAAATGATCGGCGCTCCACTGTGCTGAATGCTGATCGCCACGGCGCGGCGTTTATCGGCCATCTCGTGGCAACATTGCCGATAACGACGTATTAAATGGGCAGCGTTATCCACCGCCAATCCCAATACAATGGATGCGACTAAGCTGGTGTTCAGATTCAGATCAATGCCCATCCAACCCATGAAGCCAAAGAAAGCGATGATCGGCACAGCATTTGGCAGCATGGCTACGAAGCCAGCCTTGATCGAACGAAACAGCAGCGCCATCATGGCGAAAATGGAGAGAACCGCGATGATGAGGCTCCGCGCCTGCTCCCTGGCCACGCTGTTGGATGTGCGGTTTAGCAGAATCAGCAGGCCTGTCGGATAGGCCGTCCACGCTGGCGGCAAATTCGTTTGTGTCCATTCATCAATGCGGCGCAGCGTTTGATCTATCCGGGTAGAGTCGAACAGATGTGACCGAACCATGATCTGGGTCCGAGAAGCGTCGTCGCTGATGAAGCGAATCGGCGAATCGGCAGCCGAGGCTCTCAGTTGCGAAAAGAGCTGGTCGAGCTTCGCTTGATCTGAAGGGATCGCTTCATCGCGCTGCTCACTACCGCTGAACAGACGATTTGTCGTTACGACCAAATCGGCCACCGAGAGCGCGCGATCAATCCCCGGAAGCGTTTCGACGAAATGCTGCAACGCAACGATCATGTTGAGCGCGTCAGCTTGCCGAAATTCGTTGGAACGATCGCTGTTGACGATAATGCGAAAGCCGGCCGTGCCGCCCAGATGCGCGTTGATTCGCTCAGCGCCAATGCGCTCAACAGATTCATTGGGATAAAACGACAGGTAATCCGTCTTGATACGCAGCCGGCCAATGCCGGCGACCGCCAGCAACGCCACACTAAAAGCAGCGACGTAGATCACCATCTGACGACGTGTCACAAATTGCCCGACGTGTTCCAACAAAAAGTCTATCGTGGTTCTGCCTGAGTGCTGGCCGACGCTTTTCGGAGGCGAAGGTTTGAGCAACACAAGCCACGCTGGGACCAACGTCAGCGTCACAATCATCACTACGCCGACGCCCAGAGATGCGTACATCCCCATCTGTTGCGTGCCGACAATCGTTGTGAAGGCCAGCGAGCCGAAACCAGCCATCGTGGTTGTCGCTGAAACGATCACCGGCGGACCGATGAAACGCAAGGCATGCAACACCATGGCGCGTTGTGTGGGCGCGGGTAAATTGCGCGTTGCCGCCAGCGCTGAGCGGTCGCACTGGGAGAGGTTATACTGATTGATCACATGGATCACATACGAGCTGCCGATGGCCATCAAAATCACAGGCAGCATCATGCTCACCAGCGTGAGCGACTCGCCCATCAGCGCCATCACGCCAAAGGTCCAGATCAAGCCGATGGCCACCGTCGCAAGCGGCATCACGACGCCGCGCCACGTGCGGAACGCAAAGTAAAACGTCAATAAAATGAGCGACACGGTGAGCGGCGCAAACTTCAATAAATCACCGTGAACATGCACGTCATTGCGATAGTCCATGTAGGGCAGACCAGCGAAATGAATCTGATCGTCCCTGAACTCGTTTTCGATAATTCGCTCGATTTCCGCCACTGCCTTCTTCTCAGCCTCACCGCCAGCGGCGGAGAAGAAGACGTTCAGTGCTACCATGCTTCGATCCGGCGAAACGAGATTGCCAACAATGAATCGGCTGCCTTCGATTTCCTGAGCAATTTCTTTCAGCTCATCTGCCGAAGCTGTGGCCGGAATCAGTGGACCGACGCGCAGGCTGTCATGAACATTGCGGGCGTGTTGAAGATCGGGCAGGCTGATGACCTGCTTGACGCCAGCCACGCGTTCGATGCGGCGCGTCAACAGGCGGACGCGCTCGATGACAGCCGGCACGAATACGTCGTCGGCCAGCAATGCCACAATCATCACCCGGTCATCGCCGAAGGTCTTCACCGCTTCTTGGTATTGAGTCAACGCCCGGTCGTGGCTGACCATCAACGCGTTCGGTGAATTATCGAGCGGGACGCCGCGCGTGACCAATTGATAAAAGAAAAAAGACGTGATCAGCAAAACGCCGGCTAGAACAGCGCGCGGGCGATTGACGATCGCCTGCCACACCTTGTCCAACACGCGACTCGGAAACTTCATGATGAAGGGCTAAGTATAGGCCACGACTCAACGGAAAAGACAGCCTGCGAACCACGCGGACCTCTGCGTCTCGGCAAGTTCAGTTTTCATCCTTCGTAGCGTGCTGGCGCTCATGAGCGATTCTTCCCGAAATTGACGCTATGACAGAAAAGAAATCAACCTGCAATCCCCATTCTGGGAGGAATCGCCGATGAGCAGCAACTCGCTGATGAGGTCGTTGGAAGGTCTCATCCTCGCCAACGCGGTGGCACGACGCCCTTGAGCCGATAATAGGGCACTGTTTGTCCGCGATGATGAGTCATGTGGTCGCGCGTGTACCAAAAGATTTTGCGTCGCGGGCGACTTCCTTCGGGGAATGCGACGACTTCATCAGCCTCTTCATCGGATAACTCACGGGCGACTTGGGCAACGTAATCAAGAGCGCGCTCTAGATAAGCGATGATCTGCGCCTTGGTTTTATACGCTGAGAGGTCATCATCGGGCGGCTTTTCACCTTTGACAAACCGGGCGATGTTCACGATGCTCGATTCAGCAATGTGCAGCATGTGCTCGGCAAATGATCGCAGTTCCGGCGTTGGCTTATAGTCATAATACTCTTCGGGCATCGCCTGAGCGAATTCCAGCGTGACTTGCTTGGACAATTCCCAATCAGGCAGAAAGTCGCGTCCAAATCGGGTATTGGGCTCTGCTCGGTGCGGCCCATCGGATTTACAGGCAATGGCAGCGACCACCGAAATGGCTGTCCCCACCAGTTCGCGGCGTGTGATTCGTGTGTTCGTATCCATGACCTTTATCTCTCCATCTGACGAGCTACTTCATTCACGATCCATTGCTCGTCGGGAAATTGCCCGGTCTCCGGTTTGCAATTTGGGTCATTGGCATTTGTTTCGGATTTCGTGCTCCGGATTTTTTGGAGTTTGTTCATTGGCATTTGTTTCGGATTTCGGATTTGGTGCTTCGGATTTCCCCGCAGGTGCTTCGGATTTCGGATTTGGTGCTTCGGATTTCCCCGCAGGTGCTTCGGATTTCCCCCGCAGAGGCTTGGAATTTTTGATTGTCGGTTCCTGCTATTGGCCGCTAAACTCGACAGCGCTGAGGGCGTTGACAACACCCCAACCGAGGAAACGGTCTGGCTGATTAGCTTGACTGGCTGTGCGACGCAGCGCATGGAGCACCTGCATTGGCGACCAATCAGGATGGGCGGCGCGAATCAACGCGGCGACACCGGCAATCAGCGGCGCTGAGAACGACGTCCCACTGACGGGTTGATACCCGCGCAGGTCAACACCCGCAGCCGCCACCACGCCCACGCCGAGCGCGACCACATCTGGCTTGATGCGTCCGTCAACGGTCGGGCCGACTGAGCTGAACCCAGCCCTGACGCCATTGAGATTGACCGCGCCAGCAGCAATCACGCCATCACCATCGGCGGGCGCAACTAGGGTATTGCGGGACGGGTGATCGCCATTGTTGCCTGCTGAATTCACGATGACGATGCCACGCTGCACGCCCATGACAGCCGCGCGCGTAATGGCTGCCGTCCGGCCATCCATATCCCGCCACGTATAGCTTCGGAACGGCGCGTCGAATTCCAGATAACCAACCGAGCTGCTGACAACGTCTACGCCCAGGCCTTCGGCCCACTCCAGCGCCGCGATCCAGTGATCTTCCTCGCGGGGCGTTTCACTGCCCGGATGGTTCTCGGTTTTGGCCAAGATGAATTCAGCGGCGAACGCCGGTCCAATCAATCGGCCTTCGGCAAAGCCGCCCAGCACGGATAAGACCGCCGTGCCGTGCTGTCCGAACCGTCCCATGTCTTTGCCGTCTGAGACATCCTCATCGCCGTTCACAAAATCGTACTTGGCGATGATTTTCATCTGTCTGAACGCTTCATGATCCAGGTTATTGAAGCCGGCATCAAACACACCGATGATGACCCCTTGCCCGTAATTGCCCAGTTGATGAACCGCCGGCACATTGATCTGTCGGAGTTGCGCTAGTGACGGGCCATAGTCGAATGGGAACGCTCCGCGCGGCTGAGCATGCTCGTCGTGAAGTTGCCTGCTCGGCTCAGCGATCAGCTCTGGCTTGCTCACGCGGTAGCGCGCCACCAGGTCAATCGCTTTGACGAAATCCAATGAGTGCATCCACGCAATCTGCTGCTTAGTCGCGCGAACGCTGATGGCGTTGAGCCACTTTGACTGGTGGCGAACCTGCCGAACAGCTCGCCGAATCGCTTCGACGTAGCTCGCTTCCAGTGGCACATCGGCCATATCAACCAGATGCTGAGGCGCGCGCACGGTCAGCCGACGCTGAACGACCTTCGGCGAAAGCGCGTGTCGGAGGGCGGCTAGCTTGGCGCCGGCCTGAGGACCTTTATCGGTGAAATAGACCCAGACGAGCAACGGCTCGTCATCTTGAGCCAGGTGGTAGGCATGCCACAGACGCAGACTGAATTTGTCTGGTTGGGCTGTATGTTCTCCGATCAACCATGTTGTGCACAGCAGGGTGAGCAATAGAAGCGTCAGTGTTCGTTTCATGGTCTTTGTTCCTTATCCTTCACCTTTACACAAGAGTTTGCTTTCTTTGCCAACGCGCCGACGGCCAACGAGCAAGGACTAATACCGATGGAGTTCCCGCGCGGCCTGCACAATGTCTTCCACCTGCGGTAGGATTTCGTTTTCCAGCGCCGGACAATACGCAACAAATGTATCTTCTGAGCCAATGCGTCGCACTGGTCCGTCCAGATACTCAAATAATTCGTCGGCAATGCGCGCGGCGATCTCCGCGCCAAAGCCCCACGAAATCATATCTTCATGAGCGACGATCACTTTGTTCGTTTTCTTCACCGATGCAGCAATGGCATCCCAATCATAAGGGTTCAACGTGCGCAGGTCCAGAATCTCGACATCAATGCCTTCTTCCTGGAGCTGCTTGGCCGCCACCACGGATCGTTGCACCAGCGCGCCGTAGGTGACGATGGTCAGATCAGTGCCCGGTCGCACAACGTTGGCCTTGCCGAAGGGGATCATGTAATTCGGACCCGGATACGGACTCTTGTTGTAGGTTTGCCGGTACAGATGCTTATGCTCGAGGAACAACACCGGGTCATCGCACCGAAGCGCTGTGCGCAACAGCCCGTTAGCGTCCAGCGCATTGGAAGGGATGACCACGTGTATGCCGGGTGTGTGCGTGAAGAGGACTTCGCCACACTGACTGTGATAGATCGCTCCGCCTTGCAAGTAACCGCCATAGCTGACGCGAATGACCATCGGGCATGACCAAGCATTATTGGAACGCCAGCGCATCACGGCAACTTCGTCGCGCAGTTGCATCATGGCCGGCCAGATATAATCAAAGAACTGAATTTCAGGCACCGGCTTGAGCCCGCGCAAGCTCATCCCCAACGCCCGTCCGATGATGCTGGCTTCGGCCAACGGCGTGTTGAACACACGATGGCTGCCAAACCGTCGTTGCAGATGGTGAGTGACCTTGAAGACGCCACCTTTGCCGGTAACCCGATCCAACACTTCCTCACGGCTACAATCGGCCACGTCTTCCCCAAACACGACGATTCGCGGATTGCGCGCCATTTCGTCACGCAAACACGCATTGATCAAATCCACCATCGTCTTCGGCTCGCCTTGCAGATTCGGCTCGGTTTGAAATGCCGCTGATCGAGGATCAACGTCAGGCGAATAGACATAGAGCTTGTATGAGCCTGATGCCGGTTTGGGCGCGGCCAACGCTTCATCGGCGGCTCGATTGACTTCCTCGTCAACGGATGCTTTGAGTTGTTGCAGCTCGTCCTCGGTCAGCAGTTTTTCGCGCAATAGAAATTCAGCGTACGTTTTAATTGGATCACGCCGCGCTTCTGCTTCACGTTCTTCGCTTGTCTTGTAGAGTCGTTCATCGTCCGAGAGCGAATGCGAATACGGGCGGATGACGTGAGCATGCACCAATGCCGGACCGTGCCGCTCACGAGCATAGCGCACCGCCTCCTTCATCGCGCTGTAGCTTTGCAGTGGATCGCACCCGTCAATTTCTTGCACGAACAAACCGGGGAAGCTTTGCACCAATCGGGAGATGCTGCCGCCGGCGGTTTGAACTTCGATGGGCACAGAGATGGCGTAGCCGTCATCCTGGATCAGATACACCACCGGCAGCTTCAAATTGCAAGCGGTGTTGAGCGATTCCCAAAACTCGCCTTGGCTGGTGGCGCCATCACCAGAAGAGACGTAGACAACTTCGTCATTGTGGAAGTGCTGCGCCCGATCTTCAATTTCCTCAATCACCGAATAGCGCCAGCCGGCTTCGGCGACGCCGACGGCTTGCAGATACTGTGTGCCCGTCGGACTGGAACGGGAGACAACATGAAGCCGACGGTAGCCCCAATGCGACGGCATTTGCCGACCACCTGAGCTGGGATCGGCCGCTGCGCCGACGGCTTGCAAAAACATCTCGGTGGGAGTCACGCCCAGCATCAGCATTAACGCGCGATCACGATAATAAGGCAAAAACCAATCATAGGCCGGTTTGAGCACCAGCCCAGCCGCGACTTGAACAGCCTCGTGGCCGGCGCCGCTGATCTGGAAGAAAATCCGCTGCTGCCGCTTCAACTGAATTTCTTTGTCATCAATGCGACGCGACAGGTAAATCGTTCGGTACAGCCCGACCAGCGTCTGCCGGTCAAGCCCATGATACTTTTCCACTGCGATTCTGGTTACCATACGGCCCCCGTGAACGATTGAATGAACGCAAACAACCGATCCTTAAGCCCAGCTCGACAAGCTCACAAACCGACTGCTTTGTGCCAACCCTGTCCTTGTCCGGGCGACCTATCTTAACATAAACCGCTGATCGTGGAGAATGGGCTCCAAGCCAGCGAGCGCATACCCGGCATGAGCATGTTGCATGCGAGCAGTCCACACTTCGGAGAACACCGACAAAACCGTGCAATCAGCCTCTTCATCGTCTCGGCGTTTCGAGAGAAACTGCTGGCACTGATAGGTCGAAACCAAGGGATCTGGCGCCTCATCGTCTCACCCACTCGGTTGATCACCGACTGGCCAACTGGTCGGTTATTTCAACTTGACAGCCGTGCCGCTGGCGCTGACCATGAGCATCGAGTTCGACTGACCGAGCACTTCGTAATCCAGATCAACGCCCACCACAGCGTCAGCGCCAAGCAGCGCCGCTTTCTGCTTCATTTCATCCAAAGCCAATTCCTTGGCCTTGACCAATTCTTGCTCATAAGCGGCTGACCGCCCACCAACGATGTCGCGAATGCCGGCGAATAAATCTCTGAAGATATTGGCGCCCATGATGGCTTCGCCGGAGACAATGCCCAGATAAGCGATGATCTGTCGCCCTTCAATCGAGGGAGTTGTTGTCACGATCATAGAACCTCCCGTCTGCATGATAAACAGCCAGCGATTATAGTGAAAACGGCGACCTCTTGTAGAGGCTTTCGGCAACTTCTTCTGCAAGGGCGGCGGATGACCGAACGTGAAGAGGCAATCGTTCGCCTGCGCGACTGGCAGCGTCATTGGCTCAACATGAATTGAGTGACAGCCTGAACGAACTCGCGTGGTTTCTCAATCTGCGGCACATGACCACACTCAGGAAACACGACCAGTTGCGAGCCGCTGATCTGCTGATGAATCCACCGGCCATGGCTCAACGGAATCAGCTCGTCGTTGGCTCCCCAGATGATCAATGTGGGTAACTGCACGCGATGCAAATTCCTTTCAAGCGTTGATAAATCCCACTGTCGAGCAACGGCTAAGGCTGCTCGTTGCCCATGACGCGTTCGGAGCGGACGATAGTAACTTTCCAGCCGTTCAGGCGTAGCCAGCGACTTATCATAGATGCTTCGCTGCAAGCCAGCTTGCACCAGCTCAGGCGTTGTCAACGCCAGCGCGCCCAGAATTGGACCGATGACCGGCTTGAGCAGCAGGGGCGGCACCAGGCCTGACTCCAAAGCCGCTTGATTGCTCGCGACGCTGTCCACCAAAATCAACCGCTCGACGCGGCTCGGCTCGTTCAGCGCGCAGAACAACGCCACCGCGCCGCCCATCGAATTGCCGCACAGCGCAGCGCGTTGAACGCCCAGTTGCTCCAACCACTTCATCACCAGCGCCGCTTGCGCCGGTATCGTGTAATCGCCAGCCGGTTTGTCGGAAAAACC contains:
- the purM gene encoding phosphoribosylformylglycinamidine cyclo-ligase, which codes for MVSNRFNPTPMTYRDAGVDIDAADAAKVRIRQLARQTFTPSVLTDIGGFGALFRADFSHLREPVLVSSVDGVGTKLKVAFMTGIHDTVGYDLVAHCVNDILVQGARPLFFMDYIALGKMEPDVVASLIEGLSRGCQEAGCALIGGETAEMPGFYAPGEYDVAGFIVGVVDRCRIIDGHAIELGDVLLGLRSLGLHTNGYSLARKLLFEIAGYQANTYLQELGCTVAEELLKPHRNYLPLLSGLLDSGYIKGLIHLTGGGFPGNIPRVLPDGCAAQINEGSWPVLPVFELLQRLGCVARDEMYRTFNMGIGMIMVVAPQHVETVTAHLAAQNEPVYSIGRVVPAAADKVQFVNA
- a CDS encoding S8 family serine peptidase, giving the protein MKRTLTLLLLTLLCTTWLIGEHTAQPDKFSLRLWHAYHLAQDDEPLLVWVYFTDKGPQAGAKLAALRHALSPKVVQRRLTVRAPQHLVDMADVPLEASYVEAIRRAVRQVRHQSKWLNAISVRATKQQIAWMHSLDFVKAIDLVARYRVSKPELIAEPSRQLHDEHAQPRGAFPFDYGPSLAQLRQINVPAVHQLGNYGQGVIIGVFDAGFNNLDHEAFRQMKIIAKYDFVNGDEDVSDGKDMGRFGQHGTAVLSVLGGFAEGRLIGPAFAAEFILAKTENHPGSETPREEDHWIAALEWAEGLGVDVVSSSVGYLEFDAPFRSYTWRDMDGRTAAITRAAVMGVQRGIVIVNSAGNNGDHPSRNTLVAPADGDGVIAAGAVNLNGVRAGFSSVGPTVDGRIKPDVVALGVGVVAAAGVDLRGYQPVSGTSFSAPLIAGVAALIRAAHPDWSPMQVLHALRRTASQANQPDRFLGWGVVNALSAVEFSGQ
- a CDS encoding alpha/beta hydrolase; the protein is MKKLFKFVVGVLLVGAGVLTIFWFVRPADIRLEELPSPIPHQAYSHFASVDQIRLHYQEKGAGPALVLIHGYGASTQDWSAVFEPLAERFRVLAVDLKGFGFSDKPAGDYTIPAQAALVMKWLEQLGVQRAALCGNSMGGAVALFCALNEPSRVERLILVDSVASNQAALESGLVPPLLLKPVIGPILGALALTTPELVQAGLQRSIYDKSLATPERLESYYRPLRTRHGQRAALAVARQWDLSTLERNLHRVQLPTLIIWGANDELIPLSHGRWIHQQISGSQLVVFPECGHVPQIEKPREFVQAVTQFMLSQ
- the purN gene encoding phosphoribosylglycinamide formyltransferase gives rise to the protein MSERARLGILISGRGSNMLALIQAVQSGRLDATVALVLSNVQGAAGLEKAQAHGIETLVISHKGMSREEHEQRVVAALKERRVDLVCLAGYMRLLSPYFISQFPQRILNIHPSLLPAFPGLDAQRQALAYGVKYSGCTVHFVDETLDGGPIIAQAVVPVHDDDTVESLAARILEQEHKTYVEAVALVLSGNYRIEGRRVIWSRSPA
- a CDS encoding DinB family protein; the protein is MDTNTRITRRELVGTAISVVAAIACKSDGPHRAEPNTRFGRDFLPDWELSKQVTLEFAQAMPEEYYDYKPTPELRSFAEHMLHIAESSIVNIARFVKGEKPPDDDLSAYKTKAQIIAYLERALDYVAQVARELSDEEADEVVAFPEGSRPRRKIFWYTRDHMTHHRGQTVPYYRLKGVVPPRWRG
- a CDS encoding MMPL family transporter — encoded protein: MKFPSRVLDKVWQAIVNRPRAVLAGVLLITSFFFYQLVTRGVPLDNSPNALMVSHDRALTQYQEAVKTFGDDRVMIVALLADDVFVPAVIERVRLLTRRIERVAGVKQVISLPDLQHARNVHDSLRVGPLIPATASADELKEIAQEIEGSRFIVGNLVSPDRSMVALNVFFSAAGGEAEKKAVAEIERIIENEFRDDQIHFAGLPYMDYRNDVHVHGDLLKFAPLTVSLILLTFYFAFRTWRGVVMPLATVAIGLIWTFGVMALMGESLTLVSMMLPVILMAIGSSYVIHVINQYNLSQCDRSALAATRNLPAPTQRAMVLHALRFIGPPVIVSATTTMAGFGSLAFTTIVGTQQMGMYASLGVGVVMIVTLTLVPAWLVLLKPSPPKSVGQHSGRTTIDFLLEHVGQFVTRRQMVIYVAAFSVALLAVAGIGRLRIKTDYLSFYPNESVERIGAERINAHLGGTAGFRIIVNSDRSNEFRQADALNMIVALQHFVETLPGIDRALSVADLVVTTNRLFSGSEQRDEAIPSDQAKLDQLFSQLRASAADSPIRFISDDASRTQIMVRSHLFDSTRIDQTLRRIDEWTQTNLPPAWTAYPTGLLILLNRTSNSVAREQARSLIIAVLSIFAMMALLFRSIKAGFVAMLPNAVPIIAFFGFMGWMGIDLNLNTSLVASIVLGLAVDNAAHLIRRYRQCCHEMADKRRAVAISIQHSGAPIIFANLTLALAFAIFAFSSFVPVRTGGLLSAVTIMACLISNMIFLPVLMNSRLLQVGGAPAPNPSAGSAVSAAVSD
- a CDS encoding dehydrogenase E1 component subunit alpha/beta, with amino-acid sequence MVTRIAVEKYHGLDRQTLVGLYRTIYLSRRIDDKEIQLKRQQRIFFQISGAGHEAVQVAAGLVLKPAYDWFLPYYRDRALMLMLGVTPTEMFLQAVGAAADPSSGGRQMPSHWGYRRLHVVSRSSPTGTQYLQAVGVAEAGWRYSVIEEIEDRAQHFHNDEVVYVSSGDGATSQGEFWESLNTACNLKLPVVYLIQDDGYAISVPIEVQTAGGSISRLVQSFPGLFVQEIDGCDPLQSYSAMKEAVRYARERHGPALVHAHVIRPYSHSLSDDERLYKTSEEREAEARRDPIKTYAEFLLREKLLTEDELQQLKASVDEEVNRAADEALAAPKPASGSYKLYVYSPDVDPRSAAFQTEPNLQGEPKTMVDLINACLRDEMARNPRIVVFGEDVADCSREEVLDRVTGKGGVFKVTHHLQRRFGSHRVFNTPLAEASIIGRALGMSLRGLKPVPEIQFFDYIWPAMMQLRDEVAVMRWRSNNAWSCPMVIRVSYGGYLQGGAIYHSQCGEVLFTHTPGIHVVIPSNALDANGLLRTALRCDDPVLFLEHKHLYRQTYNKSPYPGPNYMIPFGKANVVRPGTDLTIVTYGALVQRSVVAAKQLQEEGIDVEILDLRTLNPYDWDAIAASVKKTNKVIVAHEDMISWGFGAEIAARIADELFEYLDGPVRRIGSEDTFVAYCPALENEILPQVEDIVQAARELHRY
- a CDS encoding heavy metal-binding domain-containing protein, whose product is MIVTTTPSIEGRQIIAYLGIVSGEAIMGANIFRDLFAGIRDIVGGRSAAYEQELVKAKELALDEMKQKAALLGADAVVGVDLDYEVLGQSNSMLMVSASGTAVKLK
- a CDS encoding outer membrane lipoprotein-sorting protein; protein product: MLNTLPRCVVVLLLVAVGQACQREQTASTPETPPLPTGEQIVQQYLNRDRCRDAKTKIKARVKEADGTEREFIIMNYQKCVDDTQYTIRQQLASKGDPARVLLTIQAPGQPIQSVTYLPGMAKFVEVQDLRQEDSQFGMTLQESVGGYDLYEYRLIGMEQIGPLQTYKVEGQLKPDATSRFYKMVIYFRQDNYLPARIELYNAENQLVRLRSTLWMQQNGRWRDVRTEVDNRKYQKRIVFETMEADDNPNIPLSFFTRENLKKLVEASLY